From Streptomyces zhihengii, the proteins below share one genomic window:
- a CDS encoding SsgA family sporulation/cell division regulator, which produces MTNTVVERELELNLVLSPERSVPVPARLTYRTADPYAVHVVFHVGSDFPVRWTFARELLVEGVFRPSGGGDVRVWPSTSEGRGVVLMALSSPDGDALLEAPSSVVSAWLERTLRAVPPGTEAGLLRIDEELTELLAPTADGEA; this is translated from the coding sequence ATGACGAACACCGTGGTGGAACGCGAGCTGGAACTGAACCTGGTGCTCTCCCCCGAGCGCAGCGTCCCGGTACCCGCACGGCTGACGTACCGCACGGCGGACCCGTACGCCGTGCACGTCGTCTTCCATGTCGGGTCGGACTTCCCCGTCCGCTGGACCTTCGCCCGCGAGCTGCTGGTGGAGGGGGTGTTCCGGCCGTCCGGCGGCGGGGACGTACGGGTGTGGCCGTCGACGTCGGAGGGGCGCGGCGTGGTCCTGATGGCGCTCAGCTCCCCCGACGGCGACGCGCTGCTGGAGGCGCCGTCCTCGGTGGTGTCCGCGTGGCTGGAGCGGACGCTGCGGGCGGTCCCGCCGGGGACGGAGGCCGGGCTGCTGCGCATCGACGAGGAGCTGACGGAGCTGCTGGCCCCCACGGCGGACGGCGAGGCGTGA
- a CDS encoding RDD family protein: MSAPTPATGDSSPTPGYYPDPSIPGYVRYWNGGAWVPGTSRPAPTSGEEIPVPPPSDDALPAQGPVTPPAPAVEETGPVFLDEEEPAGQGPARPAAAAPWQSEPARSEPASAWQADAARQTGFGGDLDSRVSWGGAPGPAADGAAPDPRRPAEPAARAPEDPSGGMLPGMRSVPPGTPAAPADPAPAAPAADAPALPAGAEGTVAIRALRPGGAAAGAPEHTVAIRPQRPGATGPGAGEGTMTIRSLGGAPAPAQPSPAVPAQPAQPQPPATAQPQSALPGATAPARPAPAQQPPAQQSAPAAGQQAAPGASPAAGSPLTSGPGGGAASWPQQVHRLAPSGPAAGGDQPVVPWKPPVDDPFLRAAQAQANARPAPLGKRLAARLLDTLLLGALVSAVAVPVGMSAFEHIDAKIEAAKLSGRTVTVWLVDGTTAGQIGIVLGALLVLGVLYEALPTARWGRTLGKKLCGVRVMGIESHEPPSFGAALRRWLLYSVLGLLVIGLLNVLWCLFDRPWRQCWHDKAAGTFVSG; this comes from the coding sequence ATGAGCGCCCCAACCCCGGCCACCGGTGACAGCAGCCCCACACCCGGCTATTACCCGGACCCCTCCATTCCCGGATATGTCCGGTACTGGAACGGCGGTGCCTGGGTGCCCGGTACGAGCAGGCCCGCGCCCACCTCCGGCGAGGAGATCCCCGTCCCGCCCCCGTCGGACGACGCCCTGCCCGCCCAGGGCCCGGTGACCCCGCCGGCGCCCGCGGTCGAGGAGACGGGGCCGGTCTTCCTCGACGAGGAGGAGCCGGCCGGCCAAGGCCCCGCCCGTCCCGCGGCCGCCGCGCCGTGGCAGTCCGAACCCGCCCGCAGCGAACCGGCGTCCGCCTGGCAGGCCGATGCCGCCCGGCAGACCGGTTTCGGCGGCGACCTCGACAGCCGGGTCTCCTGGGGCGGCGCCCCCGGCCCGGCCGCCGACGGCGCGGCCCCCGACCCCCGGCGTCCGGCCGAGCCCGCCGCCCGGGCCCCGGAGGACCCGTCGGGCGGCATGCTGCCCGGGATGCGCTCCGTGCCGCCCGGTACCCCGGCGGCCCCGGCCGACCCCGCGCCCGCCGCCCCGGCGGCCGACGCCCCCGCACTGCCGGCCGGCGCCGAGGGCACGGTCGCGATCCGGGCACTGCGCCCCGGCGGCGCCGCGGCCGGGGCGCCCGAGCACACCGTCGCCATCCGCCCTCAGCGCCCGGGGGCCACGGGCCCCGGAGCCGGCGAGGGCACGATGACCATCCGCTCCCTCGGCGGCGCCCCCGCCCCGGCGCAGCCGTCGCCCGCCGTCCCCGCCCAGCCCGCGCAGCCGCAGCCCCCGGCCACCGCCCAGCCCCAGTCCGCCCTGCCCGGCGCCACGGCCCCCGCCCGGCCCGCCCCGGCGCAGCAGCCTCCGGCGCAGCAGTCCGCCCCGGCGGCCGGGCAGCAGGCAGCCCCCGGGGCATCGCCCGCCGCGGGGTCGCCGCTCACCAGCGGCCCCGGCGGGGGAGCGGCCTCCTGGCCGCAGCAGGTCCACCGGCTCGCCCCGTCCGGGCCGGCGGCCGGCGGCGACCAGCCCGTCGTGCCGTGGAAGCCCCCGGTCGACGACCCCTTCCTGCGCGCGGCCCAGGCGCAGGCGAACGCCCGCCCGGCCCCGCTCGGCAAGCGCCTCGCGGCCCGGCTGCTCGACACCCTGCTGCTCGGCGCCCTGGTCTCCGCGGTGGCGGTCCCGGTCGGCATGAGCGCGTTCGAGCACATCGACGCCAAGATCGAGGCCGCGAAGCTCTCCGGCCGGACGGTCACGGTGTGGCTGGTCGACGGCACCACCGCGGGCCAGATCGGCATCGTCCTCGGCGCGCTGCTCGTCCTCGGAGTCCTGTACGAGGCGCTGCCGACGGCCAGGTGGGGCCGGACGCTCGGCAAGAAGCTGTGCGGGGTGCGGGTGATGGGCATCGAGTCCCACGAGCCCCCGTCCTTCGGCGCGGCCCTGCGCCGCTGGCTCCTCTACAGCGTGCTCGGCCTGCTCGTCATCGGGCTGCTGAACGTGCTGTGGTGCCTGTTCGACCGGCCGTGGCGCCAGTGCTGGCACGACAAGGCGGCGGGCACCTTCGTCAGCGGCTGA
- a CDS encoding FAD-binding oxidoreductase, translating to MDDLLERLRTGLPDGALITDPDVTASYGRDMASFCDAGTPAVVVLPRTVEEVQHVMRTATALRVPVVPQGARTGLSGAANASDGCIVLSLTRMDRILEINPVDRIAVVEPGVVNATLSRAVNEHGLYYPPDPSSWETCTIGGNIGTASGGLCCVKYGVTAEYVLGLTVVLADGRLLNTGRRTAKGVAGYDLTRLFVGSEGSLGIVVEAVLALKPQPPAQLVLAAEFPSARTACDAVCAIMERGHTPSLLEIMDRTTVHAVNKLANMGLPESTEALLLCAFDTPDPVADLAAVAGLCEAAGASEVVPADTAAESELLLQARRLSLTALETVKSATMIDDVCVPRSRLGEMIEGTAAVAAKYDLTIGVCAHAGDGNTHPVVCFDHLDPDESRRARESFDEIMALGLELGGTITGEHGVGVLKKEWLARELGPVALELQRGIRETFDPLGILNPGKLF from the coding sequence ATGGACGATCTCCTGGAGCGGCTGCGAACCGGTCTCCCCGACGGCGCACTGATCACCGACCCCGACGTGACGGCCTCCTACGGGCGCGACATGGCGAGCTTCTGCGACGCGGGCACCCCCGCCGTGGTGGTCCTGCCGCGCACGGTCGAGGAGGTCCAGCACGTCATGCGGACCGCGACCGCGCTGCGTGTCCCGGTCGTCCCGCAGGGCGCCCGTACGGGCCTGTCCGGTGCGGCGAACGCCTCGGACGGGTGCATCGTCCTCTCGCTGACCAGGATGGACCGGATCCTGGAGATCAACCCGGTCGACCGGATCGCGGTGGTCGAACCGGGCGTCGTCAACGCGACGCTCTCCCGCGCCGTCAACGAGCACGGCCTCTACTACCCGCCGGACCCGTCGAGCTGGGAGACGTGCACCATCGGCGGCAACATCGGCACCGCCTCGGGCGGCCTGTGCTGCGTCAAGTACGGGGTGACCGCCGAGTACGTGCTGGGCCTGACGGTCGTGCTCGCCGACGGGCGCCTGCTGAACACCGGCCGGCGCACCGCCAAGGGCGTCGCCGGCTACGACCTCACCCGGCTGTTCGTCGGCTCCGAGGGCAGCCTCGGCATCGTGGTCGAGGCGGTCCTGGCGCTCAAGCCGCAGCCGCCGGCCCAGCTCGTGCTGGCCGCCGAGTTCCCCTCCGCCCGCACGGCCTGCGACGCGGTCTGCGCGATCATGGAGCGCGGGCACACGCCGTCCCTGCTGGAGATCATGGACCGCACCACGGTCCACGCCGTCAACAAGCTGGCCAACATGGGGCTCCCGGAGAGCACCGAGGCCCTGCTGCTGTGCGCCTTCGACACCCCCGACCCGGTCGCCGACCTCGCGGCCGTCGCCGGGCTGTGCGAGGCGGCGGGCGCGAGCGAGGTCGTCCCCGCCGACACCGCCGCCGAGTCGGAACTGCTGCTCCAGGCCCGCCGGTTGTCACTGACCGCGCTGGAGACCGTCAAGTCGGCGACGATGATCGACGACGTCTGCGTGCCGCGTTCCCGGCTCGGCGAGATGATCGAGGGGACGGCGGCCGTCGCGGCGAAGTACGACCTCACCATCGGCGTGTGCGCGCACGCGGGCGACGGCAACACCCACCCCGTCGTCTGCTTCGACCACCTCGACCCGGACGAGTCGCGCCGGGCCAGGGAGTCGTTCGACGAGATCATGGCGCTCGGCCTGGAACTGGGCGGCACCATCACCGGCGAACACGGCGTCGGCGTCCTGAAGAAGGAGTGGCTGGCCAGGGAACTCGGCCCGGTCGCGCTGGAGTTGCAGCGCGGCATCCGCGAGACCTTCGACCCGCTGGGCATCCTCAACCCCGGCAAGCTGTTCTGA
- a CDS encoding isochorismatase family protein yields MHRALIVVDVQNDFCEGGSLAVTGGADVAAAITELIGQAQPGYRHVVATRDHHIDPGAHFSEHPDYVDSWPRHCVAGTEGVGFHPNFAPAVASGAVAAVFDKGAYAAAYSGFEGADENSVTLAEWLRARQVTEVDVVGIATDHCVRATALDSAREGFTTRVLLGLTAGVAAATTQKALEQLRAAGVELSGEPVVR; encoded by the coding sequence ATGCACCGCGCGTTGATCGTCGTGGACGTTCAGAACGACTTCTGCGAGGGCGGCAGCCTCGCGGTGACCGGCGGCGCCGATGTCGCGGCCGCCATCACCGAGCTGATCGGCCAGGCCCAGCCGGGATACCGGCACGTCGTCGCCACCCGGGACCACCACATCGACCCGGGCGCCCACTTCTCCGAGCACCCCGACTACGTCGACTCCTGGCCTCGGCACTGCGTCGCCGGGACCGAGGGCGTCGGCTTCCACCCCAACTTCGCCCCCGCCGTCGCCTCCGGCGCCGTCGCCGCCGTCTTCGACAAGGGCGCCTACGCGGCGGCCTACAGCGGCTTCGAGGGCGCCGACGAGAACAGCGTCACGCTCGCCGAATGGCTGCGGGCCCGGCAGGTCACCGAGGTGGACGTCGTCGGCATCGCGACCGACCACTGCGTGCGCGCCACCGCGCTGGACTCGGCCCGGGAGGGCTTCACCACCCGGGTGCTGCTGGGGCTGACCGCGGGCGTCGCCGCCGCGACGACTCAGAAGGCGCTGGAGCAGCTCCGTGCGGCGGGCGTGGAACTGAGCGGCGAGCCGGTCGTCCGCTGA
- a CDS encoding immune inhibitor A domain-containing protein, whose amino-acid sequence MTSKRRTFRASAVVVALAATTATASAFTFAQADGQKSSDPAAIERHDPAPHKGHVEHDLEGPFSKQQEQQRQAALEQVISGDATVQTRGGSKVVKLDDKKYVELAREKTDKIFTILVEFGDKVDDTTMFDPDGPDGPEAPVKKYGGEPGPLHNQIAKPDRKVDNSTAWQADYNQKHFEDLYFATGKDRNGKPKQSLKTYYEKTSSGRYSVDGAVSDWVKVDYNEARYGSNYCGDTNCANVWDTVRDGVTAWAADQKAKGKTDAEIKQQLAGYDEWDRYDFDGDGNFNEPDGYIDHFQIVHAGEDESAGGGAQGENALWAHRWYAYGTDAGASGPANNKAGGTQIGNSGIWVGDYTMQPENGGLGVFAHEYGHDLGLPDHYDTSGGGENSTGYWTLMSAGSWLGTGKDSIGDLPGDMTAWDKLQLGWLNYETAKAATASTHTLGVSAYNTKKPQALVVELPKKPVTTTVVKPAEGSKQWWSDMGDDLKNTLTRSVDLTGKSTASLELTGWWDIEENYDYLYAEVSTDGGANWTPVDGTADGKAIPRDAGDKPALTGVSGAHKKLVYSLDAYAGKKVDVRFRYQTDGGVAGKGFSADAITVNADGAAIFSDNAEGDDAGWAAKGFNRIGESFTLEYEQYYIAENRQYVSYDETLRVGPYNFGFKAPKDAWVEHYPYQNGLMVWQWDTSQKDNNTSAHPGQGLILPVDAHAKPLKWADGTVLRNKIQTFDSSFSLYRTDAFTLHNKDVALRIPSQRGVSAFDDRKGVYWYPENPTGSVKVTDTNTKISIVKEPLSGWTITVKVGPSTK is encoded by the coding sequence GTGACCAGCAAGCGAAGGACGTTCAGAGCATCCGCCGTCGTCGTGGCCCTCGCCGCGACGACCGCGACGGCATCGGCGTTCACCTTCGCCCAGGCCGACGGCCAGAAGTCGTCGGACCCTGCGGCCATCGAGCGGCACGACCCCGCGCCGCACAAGGGCCACGTCGAGCACGACCTCGAAGGACCCTTCAGCAAGCAGCAGGAGCAGCAGCGCCAGGCCGCCCTGGAGCAGGTCATATCCGGCGACGCCACCGTGCAGACGCGTGGCGGCTCCAAGGTCGTCAAGCTCGACGACAAGAAGTACGTCGAGCTCGCCCGTGAGAAGACGGACAAGATCTTCACCATCCTCGTGGAGTTCGGCGACAAGGTCGACGACACCACGATGTTCGACCCGGACGGCCCCGACGGCCCCGAGGCGCCCGTCAAGAAGTACGGCGGCGAGCCCGGCCCGCTCCACAACCAGATCGCGAAGCCCGACCGCAAGGTCGACAACTCGACGGCCTGGCAGGCGGACTACAACCAGAAGCACTTCGAGGACCTGTACTTCGCCACCGGCAAGGACAGGAACGGCAAGCCGAAGCAGTCCCTCAAGACCTACTACGAGAAGACCTCGTCCGGCCGGTACTCGGTCGACGGCGCCGTCTCCGACTGGGTCAAGGTCGACTACAACGAGGCCCGCTACGGCTCCAACTACTGCGGCGACACCAACTGCGCCAACGTGTGGGACACCGTCCGCGACGGCGTGACCGCCTGGGCCGCCGACCAGAAGGCCAAGGGCAAGACCGACGCCGAGATCAAGCAGCAGCTCGCCGGCTACGACGAGTGGGACCGCTACGACTTCGACGGCGACGGCAACTTCAACGAGCCCGACGGCTACATCGACCACTTCCAGATCGTCCACGCGGGCGAGGACGAGTCGGCCGGCGGCGGCGCCCAGGGCGAGAACGCCCTGTGGGCCCACCGCTGGTACGCCTACGGCACCGACGCCGGCGCCTCCGGCCCGGCGAACAACAAGGCCGGCGGCACCCAGATCGGCAACTCCGGCATCTGGGTCGGCGACTACACCATGCAGCCGGAGAACGGCGGCCTCGGCGTCTTCGCCCACGAGTACGGCCACGACCTCGGCCTGCCGGACCACTACGACACCTCCGGCGGCGGCGAGAACTCCACCGGCTACTGGACCCTGATGTCGGCCGGCTCCTGGCTCGGCACCGGCAAGGACTCCATCGGCGACCTCCCCGGCGACATGACCGCCTGGGACAAGCTCCAGCTCGGCTGGCTCAACTACGAGACGGCCAAGGCGGCGACCGCGTCCACCCACACCCTGGGTGTCTCGGCGTACAACACCAAGAAGCCGCAGGCGCTCGTCGTCGAGCTGCCCAAGAAGCCGGTCACCACGACTGTCGTGAAGCCCGCCGAGGGCTCCAAGCAGTGGTGGAGCGACATGGGCGACGACCTCAAGAACACCCTGACCCGGTCGGTCGACCTCACGGGCAAGTCCACGGCCTCCCTCGAACTCACCGGCTGGTGGGACATCGAGGAGAACTACGACTACCTGTACGCCGAGGTCTCCACCGACGGCGGCGCCAACTGGACGCCCGTCGACGGCACCGCGGACGGCAAGGCCATCCCGCGCGACGCGGGCGACAAGCCGGCGCTCACCGGTGTCTCCGGCGCGCACAAGAAGCTCGTGTACTCGCTGGACGCCTACGCGGGCAAGAAGGTCGACGTCCGCTTCCGCTACCAGACCGACGGCGGCGTGGCGGGCAAGGGCTTCTCGGCCGACGCCATCACGGTCAACGCCGACGGCGCCGCGATCTTCTCGGACAACGCCGAGGGCGACGACGCCGGATGGGCCGCCAAGGGCTTCAACCGGATCGGCGAGTCCTTCACGCTGGAGTACGAGCAGTACTACATCGCGGAGAACCGCCAGTACGTCTCCTACGACGAGACCCTGCGGGTCGGCCCGTACAACTTCGGCTTCAAGGCGCCGAAGGACGCGTGGGTCGAGCACTACCCGTACCAGAACGGCCTGATGGTCTGGCAGTGGGACACCTCCCAGAAGGACAACAACACCAGCGCCCACCCGGGCCAGGGTCTGATCCTTCCGGTGGACGCCCACGCCAAGCCGCTGAAGTGGGCCGACGGCACGGTGCTGCGCAACAAGATCCAGACCTTCGACTCGTCGTTCAGCCTGTACCGCACCGACGCCTTCACGCTCCACAACAAGGACGTGGCGCTGCGGATCCCGTCGCAGCGCGGGGTGTCGGCCTTCGACGACAGGAAGGGCGTGTACTGGTACCCGGAGAACCCGACGGGCAGCGTCAAGGTAACTGACACCAACACCAAGATCTCGATCGTCAAGGAGCCGCTGAGCGGCTGGACGATCACGGTGAAGGTCGGTCCGTCGACCAAGTAA
- a CDS encoding tetratricopeptide repeat protein, with product MRRETLKNAAVSTLVGATLVTGAVLLAPGWGEEGGAPAGPAARALAAAGAGAPAAPADLKALISDREDRVRARPEDAGAWAVLGAAYVERAAQTGDFALYPKADRALRRSLEVRPAAKGNVAALVGLGSLANARHDWAAGRTWGEKARELDRKSWAVYPVLVDANNGLGDHGAAGKAMDTLQELASGPQVKGREALVYRDKGWREDAAALAYDAALTSSTRAEKAAALSRQGELAWERGEAAEALEHHEAALEEDPEARRALAGRARALAALGRTGEAQRDWRTVLEELPLAEYALEAGELDDALGLDGDAGTRYAQVRTLVAGARQHGVDGDLVLARYEADHGDPAAAVRLLQGEWRQGHRSAHVADAMGWALYRAGRAEDALPFAKLATGQGLRSALFSYHRGEIERKLGSYGPARRHIGEALRTNPDFSPLLAPAAREALEDLGEPAAGGPSDLWGDGPDEITRGDEGEAAEAAEEGAGAGDASGAPAASASASAGAASPSAGAPASRPRPESASPSQTSSTGPR from the coding sequence ATGAGACGCGAAACCCTCAAGAACGCCGCGGTGAGCACGCTGGTCGGCGCGACGCTGGTCACCGGAGCGGTCCTGCTCGCGCCCGGGTGGGGTGAGGAGGGCGGCGCCCCGGCGGGTCCGGCCGCCCGCGCGCTGGCGGCCGCCGGTGCGGGCGCTCCGGCGGCTCCGGCGGACCTGAAGGCGCTCATCTCCGACCGTGAGGACCGGGTGCGCGCCCGTCCGGAGGACGCCGGCGCCTGGGCCGTGCTCGGGGCGGCCTATGTGGAACGGGCCGCGCAGACCGGCGACTTCGCCCTCTACCCGAAGGCCGACCGGGCGCTGCGCCGCTCGTTGGAGGTGCGGCCCGCCGCGAAGGGGAACGTGGCGGCCCTGGTCGGCCTGGGGTCGCTGGCCAACGCCCGGCACGACTGGGCGGCGGGCAGGACCTGGGGCGAGAAGGCCCGCGAGCTGGACCGGAAGTCCTGGGCGGTCTACCCGGTGCTGGTCGACGCGAACAACGGACTGGGCGACCACGGGGCGGCGGGCAAGGCCATGGACACGCTCCAGGAACTGGCGTCGGGCCCGCAGGTGAAGGGCCGGGAGGCGCTGGTCTACCGGGACAAGGGGTGGCGGGAGGACGCCGCGGCCCTCGCCTACGACGCGGCGCTCACCTCGTCGACCCGGGCCGAGAAGGCGGCGGCGCTCAGCCGGCAGGGCGAACTGGCGTGGGAGCGCGGCGAGGCCGCCGAGGCGCTGGAGCACCACGAGGCGGCGCTGGAGGAGGACCCGGAGGCGCGCAGGGCGCTCGCGGGGCGGGCGCGCGCGCTGGCGGCGCTGGGCCGCACCGGGGAGGCGCAGCGCGACTGGCGCACGGTGCTGGAGGAGCTGCCGCTCGCCGAGTACGCCCTGGAGGCGGGCGAGCTCGACGACGCCCTCGGCCTCGACGGGGACGCGGGCACCCGGTACGCCCAGGTGCGGACGCTGGTGGCCGGGGCGCGCCAGCACGGTGTCGACGGGGATCTGGTGCTGGCGCGGTACGAGGCGGACCACGGCGACCCGGCGGCGGCGGTGCGGCTCCTCCAGGGCGAGTGGCGGCAGGGGCACCGCAGCGCGCACGTCGCCGACGCGATGGGCTGGGCGCTGTACCGGGCGGGGCGGGCCGAGGACGCGCTGCCGTTCGCGAAGCTGGCCACCGGGCAGGGGCTGCGCAGCGCGCTGTTCTCGTACCACCGGGGCGAGATCGAGCGGAAGCTCGGCTCCTACGGGCCCGCCCGTCGGCACATCGGGGAGGCGCTGCGCACCAACCCCGACTTCTCCCCGCTGCTCGCCCCGGCGGCCCGCGAGGCCCTGGAGGACCTGGGCGAGCCCGCGGCGGGCGGCCCGTCGGACCTGTGGGGCGACGGCCCCGACGAGATCACGCGGGGCGACGAGGGGGAGGCGGCGGAGGCCGCCGAGGAGGGGGCGGGGGCCGGGGACGCCTCCGGGGCGCCGGCCGCGTCGGCGTCCGCGTCCGCGGGGGCCGCGTCACCGTCGGCCGGGGCGCCGGCATCCCGGCCACGGCCGGAGTCGGCCTCCCCGTCGCAGACGTCGAGCACGGGGCCGCGCTGA
- a CDS encoding RDD family protein: MSNDQPPGTPPPDDDPFRKRPEGPTPPPDGSGAGGPPPGGGSPYGSGGGSPYEPPPGGSPYDTPGGGAGAPGGPYGGGQPPPYGQGPYGGQDPLAGMPPLAPFGKRLVARIIDILIIAVPLALISLLLGGWDWTTNGGDDWDEFTDQVNTGRQWLFTLISLVAYIGYDTLMTKKDGRTVGKRLMKLRTAMLNDGRTPDTSAALMRAVVLWVPALVCCYCVWWLVILITVVADKPYKQGLHDKAGKTVVVSAP; this comes from the coding sequence ATGAGCAACGACCAGCCGCCCGGCACCCCGCCTCCCGACGACGACCCGTTCCGCAAGCGGCCCGAGGGGCCGACGCCGCCCCCGGACGGCAGCGGCGCCGGCGGCCCGCCGCCCGGCGGCGGCTCTCCCTACGGCAGCGGTGGCGGCTCCCCCTACGAACCGCCGCCCGGCGGCTCCCCGTACGACACCCCGGGCGGCGGCGCGGGCGCGCCGGGCGGTCCCTACGGCGGGGGGCAGCCGCCGCCGTACGGGCAGGGGCCCTACGGCGGGCAGGACCCGCTGGCGGGCATGCCGCCGCTGGCGCCCTTCGGCAAGCGGCTGGTGGCCCGCATCATCGACATCCTGATCATCGCCGTGCCGCTCGCGCTGATCTCCCTGCTGCTGGGCGGCTGGGACTGGACCACGAACGGCGGCGACGACTGGGACGAGTTCACCGATCAGGTGAACACCGGACGGCAGTGGCTGTTCACCCTGATCTCCCTCGTGGCCTACATCGGCTACGACACCCTCATGACCAAGAAGGACGGGCGGACCGTCGGCAAGCGGCTGATGAAGCTGCGCACCGCGATGCTCAACGACGGGCGCACCCCGGACACCAGTGCCGCCCTGATGCGCGCGGTCGTGCTGTGGGTGCCCGCGCTGGTGTGCTGCTACTGCGTCTGGTGGCTGGTCATCCTGATCACGGTGGTGGCCGACAAGCCGTACAAGCAGGGTCTGCACGACAAGGCCGGCAAGACCGTCGTCGTCTCGGCCCCGTAG